In a genomic window of Phenylobacterium koreense:
- a CDS encoding autotransporter outer membrane beta-barrel domain-containing protein, translating to MRLRHVLLAAASPICLIASAAQAETVISTETTAPVATATAANGGPDNVRISSAGSIKVTGGAAVTLNSDNSITNEGAINIQDANDATGLLAIGGVTGQVKNAGSITINDSAELKDADGDGDLDGAFATGARRFGIRVTGPDAFHGGVEQSAGTISVQGNDSAGISVETAIDGSLRTAGAIGVSGDRTYGVHTASTVGGDVSLLSTITAQGQGAVAVATDGNIGGKLVLGNAITATGFRYTTRPADAAIAKLDADDLLVGGPAVRVSGDVFGGIIVDAPPADLNPANTDEDDDGIADASETTGVINAYGSAPAMLVGSDSRAVRIGVDGRPAGSYGLDIRGVVQSSGVYDGFSTTGVQLGGLGGAVSVEGGVRVLGTVSTASVKAGSTGVLLGAGVTTPKFLVEGGSIKAAATATDAVDVRAIQINSGASVDYLGNSGTIGATITGSKGSATAILDSAGTLRTIENTNTIAAVIANSDGTAVTGSAVALDLRANTQGVTVRQGPNSISTITPSIVGDVLFGSGPAQLELLAGALAGNVAFGSGADTLVIDGGASMAGGLSDAGGGLAVRIGKGRLTTTNVAAINLSSLDVGASGELVLTADPASGQSTLLNVAGAANLASGSKVGLRFASKLDEATTFTLIKAGALNAGSVDQSLLESTPWLYRTELRVDAANNSLLADVRRRTATEAGLNAGEAGAYDAFFANFDREAAVRDAVLSKTDAGSFAALYDQFLPDFSGSLFHTLAAASDATSRAIDEADGVQTGAGLRVWTQEIAFLVKRDVDRTTNYDADGFGLAAGVEAPYAGIGTLGVMTSFVNVDVDDDGAAIAESLGGQVFSAGVYWRDQAGGLVANFGLNGGYAKLKSTRVVNDLAAGLNREAKSDWNGFTASAHAGLAYQVDMGRFYVKPNLTADYFLLKEDGRTESGGGEAIDLSIDKRSSDQLSGFAGVTFGARFGEESAFAWVPELTAGWRQATGDGVDVTTARFVAGGPSFSLEAPNLSGGGPVVRAALRGQGEYFDFALEGGGEYRDDYEAYDARVVVRFLF from the coding sequence ATGCGCCTTCGTCACGTGCTTCTGGCTGCAGCTTCGCCGATATGCCTCATCGCGAGCGCCGCTCAGGCTGAGACCGTCATTTCCACCGAGACCACCGCGCCGGTGGCCACGGCGACCGCCGCGAACGGCGGGCCGGACAATGTGCGGATTTCGAGCGCCGGCTCGATCAAGGTCACCGGCGGCGCGGCCGTCACCCTGAACAGCGACAACAGCATCACCAACGAAGGCGCCATCAATATCCAGGACGCCAACGACGCCACGGGCCTGCTAGCCATCGGCGGCGTGACCGGCCAGGTGAAGAACGCCGGCTCGATCACCATCAACGACAGCGCCGAGCTGAAAGACGCCGACGGCGACGGGGACCTGGACGGCGCCTTCGCCACGGGCGCGCGCCGTTTCGGCATCCGTGTTACCGGCCCCGACGCCTTCCACGGCGGGGTCGAGCAGAGCGCCGGCACGATCAGCGTGCAGGGCAACGACTCGGCGGGCATCTCGGTCGAAACGGCCATCGACGGCTCGCTGCGCACCGCCGGCGCCATCGGCGTCAGCGGCGATCGCACCTACGGCGTGCACACGGCCAGCACCGTCGGCGGCGACGTCTCGCTGCTCTCGACCATCACCGCCCAGGGGCAGGGCGCCGTCGCGGTGGCCACGGACGGCAACATCGGCGGCAAGCTGGTGCTGGGGAACGCCATCACCGCGACCGGCTTCCGCTACACCACGCGGCCGGCCGACGCGGCCATCGCCAAGCTCGACGCGGACGACCTGCTGGTCGGCGGACCGGCGGTGCGGGTGAGCGGCGACGTCTTCGGCGGGATCATCGTCGATGCTCCGCCGGCGGATCTGAATCCCGCCAACACGGACGAGGATGACGACGGGATCGCCGACGCCAGCGAGACGACGGGCGTCATCAACGCCTACGGCTCTGCGCCGGCCATGCTGGTCGGATCGGACTCGCGCGCCGTGCGCATCGGCGTCGATGGCCGTCCGGCCGGCTCATACGGCCTGGACATCCGCGGCGTCGTGCAGAGCTCCGGCGTCTATGACGGCTTTTCCACGACGGGCGTTCAACTCGGCGGCCTGGGCGGCGCGGTCTCGGTCGAAGGCGGCGTGCGCGTTCTCGGCACAGTGAGCACCGCCTCAGTGAAGGCCGGTTCCACCGGCGTCCTGCTGGGAGCCGGCGTCACCACCCCGAAGTTCCTGGTCGAGGGCGGGTCCATCAAGGCCGCCGCCACCGCAACCGATGCGGTCGACGTCCGCGCGATCCAGATCAACTCCGGCGCCTCGGTCGACTATCTGGGCAACTCCGGCACGATCGGCGCCACCATCACCGGCTCGAAGGGTTCGGCGACGGCCATCCTCGACTCGGCCGGGACTCTGCGGACGATCGAGAACACCAACACCATCGCGGCGGTGATCGCCAACAGCGACGGGACGGCGGTCACCGGGAGCGCCGTGGCGCTCGACCTGCGGGCCAACACCCAGGGCGTGACGGTTCGCCAGGGGCCGAATTCCATCTCGACCATCACGCCGAGCATCGTCGGCGACGTGCTGTTCGGCTCGGGCCCGGCCCAGCTTGAACTGCTGGCCGGCGCTCTGGCCGGCAATGTGGCGTTCGGCTCCGGCGCCGACACCCTGGTGATCGATGGCGGCGCGTCGATGGCCGGCGGGCTGAGCGACGCCGGCGGGGGGCTTGCCGTCCGCATCGGCAAGGGCCGGCTGACCACGACCAACGTGGCGGCGATCAACCTGTCGTCGCTGGACGTCGGAGCGAGCGGCGAGCTGGTGCTGACCGCCGATCCGGCAAGCGGCCAGAGCACCCTGCTGAACGTCGCCGGCGCGGCGAACCTGGCCAGCGGTTCGAAGGTCGGGCTGCGCTTCGCCTCCAAGCTGGACGAGGCGACGACCTTCACCCTGATCAAGGCCGGGGCGCTCAACGCCGGTTCGGTGGACCAGAGCCTGCTGGAGTCCACGCCCTGGCTCTATCGGACCGAGCTGCGGGTCGATGCGGCCAACAACTCGCTGCTGGCCGACGTGCGCCGCCGCACCGCTACCGAGGCTGGCCTGAACGCCGGCGAGGCGGGCGCCTATGACGCCTTCTTCGCCAACTTCGATCGGGAGGCGGCGGTCCGCGACGCGGTGCTGTCCAAGACCGACGCCGGCAGCTTCGCGGCCCTCTACGACCAGTTCCTGCCGGACTTCTCGGGCAGCCTCTTCCACACCCTGGCGGCGGCGTCCGACGCCACCAGCCGGGCCATCGACGAGGCCGACGGAGTCCAGACCGGCGCGGGTCTGCGGGTCTGGACCCAGGAGATCGCCTTCCTGGTGAAGCGCGACGTGGACCGCACGACCAATTACGACGCCGACGGCTTCGGTCTCGCAGCCGGCGTCGAGGCGCCCTATGCGGGCATCGGCACGCTGGGCGTCATGACCAGCTTCGTGAACGTCGACGTCGACGACGACGGCGCGGCGATCGCCGAATCCCTGGGCGGGCAGGTGTTCTCGGCCGGGGTCTACTGGCGCGACCAAGCCGGCGGCCTGGTCGCCAACTTCGGCCTCAACGGCGGCTACGCCAAGCTGAAGAGCACGCGGGTCGTCAACGACCTGGCTGCAGGCCTCAACCGCGAGGCCAAGTCCGACTGGAACGGCTTCACCGCTTCGGCGCATGCCGGCCTCGCCTACCAGGTGGACATGGGGCGCTTCTACGTGAAGCCCAACCTCACCGCCGACTACTTCCTGCTGAAGGAAGACGGCCGCACCGAGTCCGGCGGCGGCGAGGCCATCGACCTTTCCATCGACAAACGCTCGAGCGACCAGCTCAGCGGCTTCGCAGGCGTGACTTTCGGGGCCCGCTTCGGCGAGGAGAGCGCGTTTGCGTGGGTTCCCGAGCTGACCGCCGGATGGCGGCAGGCAACCGGCGACGGAGTGGACGTCACGACCGCCCGCTTCGTCGCCGGAGGTCCTTCGTTCAGCCTGGAGGCGCCGAACCTCTCGGGCGGCGGGCCGGTCGTCCGCGCAGCCCTGCGCGGGCAGGGGGAATACTTCGACTTCGCGCTGGAAGGCGGCGGCGAGTATCGCGACGACTACGAGGCCTACGACGCCCGCGTCGTCGTCCGGTTCCTGTTCTGA
- a CDS encoding helix-turn-helix domain-containing protein, producing MPRSAVDPARAAATKSLRQEAGRWLKAGREAAGLTQAELAERVGLRYYTFVSQVESGLGRVPIETQGAWAKAIGHDPAAFARTLLRYYEPELYRLLFGDAAGDAQVARRAGRG from the coding sequence ATGCCAAGAAGCGCGGTCGACCCGGCGCGAGCGGCAGCCACCAAAAGCCTGCGCCAGGAAGCTGGTCGCTGGCTCAAGGCCGGTCGCGAAGCTGCGGGCCTGACTCAAGCCGAACTGGCCGAGCGCGTGGGCCTGCGCTATTACACCTTCGTCTCGCAGGTCGAGAGCGGTCTTGGCCGCGTACCGATCGAGACGCAAGGCGCCTGGGCGAAGGCCATCGGCCACGATCCCGCCGCATTTGCCCGCACCTTGCTGCGCTATTACGAGCCGGAGCTATATCGGCTGTTGTTCGGGGACGCCGCGGGGGACGCGCAGGTCGCGCGCCGCGCTGGCAGGGGCTAA
- the metX gene encoding homoserine O-acetyltransferase MetX produces MTALAIPPGESGGGVHRFPAGQPLRLDSGALLAPLEIAYKTYGALNADKSNAVLVCHALTGDQHAASTHPVTGKPGWWNRVIGPGLPLDPARHFIICTNVVGGCMGSTGPASLDPKTGQPYGLSFPVITIADMVRAQAMFIEALGIETLFAVVGGSMGGMQVLQWAADYPEKLFSAICIAAAARHSAQNIAFHEVGRQAIMADPDWRGGAYQLSGVRPEKGLAVARMAAHITYLSERALQRKFGRELQRDGLSWGFDADFQVESYLRHQGTSFVDRFDANSYLYITRALDYFDLAARHEGVLAQAFQRARHVRFCVLSFSSDWLYSTAESRDIVRALNAAGCRASFAEIETDKGHDAFFLDEPALDSALRGFLASAAEKRGLA; encoded by the coding sequence ATGACCGCATTGGCGATCCCTCCTGGCGAAAGCGGCGGCGGCGTTCATCGCTTTCCCGCCGGCCAGCCCCTGCGCCTGGATTCGGGCGCGCTGCTCGCGCCGCTGGAGATCGCCTACAAGACCTACGGCGCCCTCAACGCCGACAAGTCGAACGCGGTCCTGGTCTGCCACGCCCTCACCGGCGACCAGCATGCGGCCTCCACCCACCCCGTGACCGGCAAGCCCGGCTGGTGGAACCGGGTGATCGGCCCGGGCCTGCCGCTCGATCCGGCCCGGCACTTCATCATCTGCACCAACGTCGTCGGCGGCTGCATGGGCTCGACCGGGCCAGCCTCGCTCGACCCGAAGACGGGCCAGCCCTACGGCCTTTCCTTTCCGGTCATCACCATCGCCGACATGGTGCGCGCCCAGGCCATGTTCATCGAGGCCCTGGGGATCGAAACCCTGTTCGCCGTGGTCGGCGGCTCCATGGGCGGGATGCAGGTCCTGCAGTGGGCGGCCGACTATCCGGAGAAGCTGTTCTCGGCGATCTGCATCGCCGCGGCCGCCCGCCACTCCGCCCAGAACATCGCCTTCCACGAGGTCGGGCGCCAGGCGATCATGGCCGACCCGGACTGGCGCGGCGGCGCCTACCAGCTCTCCGGCGTGCGGCCGGAGAAGGGACTGGCGGTCGCCCGTATGGCCGCGCACATCACCTATCTCTCCGAGCGGGCCCTACAGCGGAAGTTCGGCCGCGAACTGCAGCGCGACGGCCTCTCCTGGGGGTTCGACGCCGACTTCCAGGTCGAGAGCTATCTGCGCCACCAGGGGACCAGCTTCGTCGACCGCTTCGACGCCAACTCCTACCTCTACATCACCCGGGCCCTGGACTATTTCGACCTCGCCGCGCGCCATGAGGGCGTGCTGGCGCAGGCCTTCCAGCGCGCCCGCCACGTGCGGTTCTGCGTGCTCTCCTTCTCCTCGGACTGGCTCTATTCCACGGCCGAGAGCCGCGACATCGTCCGCGCGCTGAACGCCGCCGGCTGCCGGGCCTCCTTCGCGGAGATCGAGACCGACAAGGGCCACGACGCCTTCTTCCTCGACGAACCGGCGCTGGACTCCGCCCTGAGAGGGTTCCTGGCCTCCGCCGCCGAGAAGCGGGGCCTTGCGTGA
- a CDS encoding calcium-binding protein yields the protein MDNVVPFAPRPNAGGGWTAAERERLSELADRLSAGGAKVEIVYGMTDEGDPWCVIKDDQEEVLIHVARINGGFVVHDASVDTIQQGETLWSACDRLLGGDWRQNREDVVVSLSGRQAQTLIALVVAATFIEQAHDAEAATIVQATDHQPALPAAIAVATAAQPAEDDLQRQDLLAPQHDGSSEPPAMTSGASAPVEDHAAETAAAPAAPEGEDVAASTVEDDLSTPEPRMASAGPASQDLDLRGTDGDDSLVGGAGHDTVQGGAGDDTLDGLAGNDSLAGGSGADQLYGDEGNDTLDGGGAPEGRFDFLDGGAGDDHLHVSSRTIARGGEGADTFIFAPRPAPDGLVGVALDYSGRQGDRLVVEGQDARVVSQQEQTNIFEGHPEFAAQFNVTKVQPGVRIGIDLNGDGAEDGYVLVGRPPADTQALEGAHVILEVGRLPEQDAQPLELPLNRLLDQGDFLA from the coding sequence ATGGACAACGTCGTCCCGTTCGCGCCGCGGCCTAACGCCGGCGGCGGCTGGACCGCCGCTGAGCGGGAGCGACTCTCGGAACTCGCCGATCGTCTTTCGGCCGGCGGCGCGAAGGTCGAAATCGTCTACGGCATGACCGACGAAGGCGACCCCTGGTGCGTCATCAAGGACGACCAGGAAGAGGTCTTGATCCACGTCGCCCGCATCAATGGCGGCTTCGTCGTCCACGACGCTTCGGTCGATACGATCCAGCAGGGCGAGACGCTCTGGTCCGCCTGCGACCGCCTGCTGGGCGGCGACTGGCGGCAAAATCGCGAGGACGTGGTCGTTTCGCTGAGCGGCCGCCAGGCCCAGACCCTCATCGCCTTGGTCGTAGCCGCCACCTTCATCGAGCAGGCGCACGACGCCGAGGCCGCGACCATCGTCCAGGCGACCGATCATCAGCCCGCCCTGCCCGCCGCCATCGCCGTCGCCACCGCCGCCCAGCCCGCCGAGGATGACCTGCAGCGCCAGGATCTGCTCGCTCCGCAGCACGACGGTTCGAGCGAGCCGCCGGCCATGACTTCCGGAGCCTCGGCTCCGGTCGAGGATCACGCCGCCGAAACGGCTGCGGCGCCTGCCGCGCCCGAGGGCGAGGACGTGGCGGCCAGCACCGTCGAGGACGATCTCTCCACTCCTGAACCCCGGATGGCGAGCGCCGGGCCCGCTTCACAGGACCTGGACCTGCGGGGAACCGACGGCGACGATTCCCTTGTCGGGGGCGCGGGCCACGACACCGTTCAAGGCGGCGCGGGCGATGACACCCTGGACGGCCTGGCGGGGAACGACAGCCTGGCCGGCGGATCGGGCGCCGACCAGCTCTATGGCGACGAGGGGAACGACACCCTCGACGGGGGCGGCGCTCCGGAAGGACGTTTCGATTTCCTCGACGGCGGCGCGGGCGACGACCACCTGCACGTTTCCTCCAGGACCATCGCCAGGGGCGGTGAAGGCGCGGACACCTTCATATTCGCACCGCGACCGGCTCCCGACGGGCTGGTGGGCGTGGCCCTGGATTATTCGGGCCGCCAGGGAGATCGCCTTGTCGTCGAGGGCCAGGACGCCAGGGTCGTCTCGCAGCAGGAACAGACGAACATCTTCGAAGGTCACCCGGAATTCGCGGCTCAGTTCAACGTGACCAAGGTCCAGCCGGGAGTACGGATCGGCATCGACCTGAACGGCGACGGCGCGGAGGATGGATATGTCCTCGTCGGTCGCCCGCCGGCGGACACCCAGGCCCTGGAAGGCGCCCACGTGATCCTCGAGGTCGGTCGGCTCCCCGAGCAGGACGCGCAGCCGCTTGAGCTGCCGCTGAACCGCTTGCTCGATCAAGGCGATTTCCTCGCCTAG
- the metW gene encoding methionine biosynthesis protein MetW: MRDDFTEILRLVRPRARVLDVGCGEGELLELLTREKAIDGQGLELSGDGVAACLARGLAVVQGDADRDLDHFPTRAFDYAILSKTLQQVRDPRHVLRELLRIADRAVVSFPNFGHWRVRWSLLATGRMPTTKALPEPWWSTPNIHLCTLRDFTVLCDQLGLRMEACAALVPGKPARAIDPARGIENWRAETALFLLSRKAEPAPAPAPPPGGLFD; encoded by the coding sequence ATGCGTGACGACTTCACCGAGATCCTGCGGTTGGTCCGCCCGCGCGCCCGGGTGCTCGACGTCGGTTGCGGCGAGGGCGAGCTACTCGAACTGCTGACCCGCGAAAAAGCCATCGACGGCCAGGGGTTGGAGCTCTCGGGCGATGGGGTGGCGGCCTGCCTTGCGCGAGGCCTGGCGGTGGTCCAGGGGGACGCCGACCGCGACCTCGACCACTTCCCGACCCGGGCCTTCGACTACGCGATCCTCTCCAAGACGCTGCAACAGGTCCGCGACCCGCGCCATGTGCTGCGCGAGCTGTTGCGGATCGCCGACCGGGCGGTGGTCTCGTTCCCGAACTTCGGACACTGGCGGGTGCGCTGGTCGCTGCTGGCGACTGGCCGGATGCCCACGACCAAGGCCCTGCCCGAGCCCTGGTGGTCGACGCCCAACATCCACCTCTGCACCCTGCGCGACTTCACGGTGCTCTGCGATCAACTGGGGCTGCGGATGGAGGCCTGCGCGGCCCTGGTCCCCGGCAAGCCGGCGCGGGCGATAGATCCGGCGCGGGGGATCGAGAACTGGCGGGCCGAGACCGCCCTCTTCCTGTTAAGCCGAAAGGCGGAGCCAGCGCCTGCGCCGGCCCCGCCTCCAGGCGGCCTCTTCGATTAG
- a CDS encoding DUF952 domain-containing protein, producing MTRIYKILPRAEWAAAQAKGMFEGSAVDLTDGYIHFSTASQAAETARRHFAGQADLVVLAVEAEALGQALVWEPSRGGDLFPHLYAHLSTDKVLAVTEAPLGPDGVPQLGALG from the coding sequence GTGACGCGCATCTACAAGATCCTGCCCCGCGCCGAGTGGGCCGCGGCCCAGGCCAAGGGGATGTTCGAGGGATCGGCGGTCGACCTGACCGACGGCTATATCCATTTCTCGACGGCGAGCCAGGCGGCCGAGACGGCCCGGCGGCACTTCGCCGGCCAGGCCGACCTCGTGGTGCTGGCGGTCGAGGCCGAGGCTCTGGGGCAGGCGCTGGTCTGGGAGCCTTCCCGCGGCGGCGACCTCTTCCCCCATCTCTATGCGCATCTGTCGACCGACAAGGTGCTCGCGGTCACCGAAGCGCCGCTCGGTCCCGATGGGGTCCCCCAACTTGGAGCGCTCGGATGA
- a CDS encoding SixA phosphatase family protein — MDRLILLRHGKAERESVSGDDFDRKLTHRGVRESAAAAAHLADLGLVPDLVLVSPAARTRETWAAAQESFPGAAWRVEPSLYHAEERVVRKLAEDAGETSRVVMVVGHNPGLQELVIRLLNEGSAPSPLIARAHAMFPTATAAVFLFDATGRPAYDGLFFPRG; from the coding sequence ATGGACAGGCTTATTCTCCTGCGGCACGGGAAGGCGGAGCGCGAATCCGTCAGCGGCGACGATTTCGATCGCAAGCTCACCCATCGCGGCGTGCGTGAGTCGGCGGCTGCGGCGGCGCATCTCGCGGACCTGGGGCTGGTGCCCGATCTCGTCCTGGTCTCGCCCGCGGCGCGGACCCGCGAGACATGGGCGGCGGCGCAGGAGTCCTTTCCCGGCGCGGCCTGGCGAGTGGAGCCCTCGCTCTATCACGCGGAGGAACGGGTCGTTCGCAAATTGGCCGAGGACGCGGGCGAGACGTCCAGGGTCGTGATGGTGGTCGGCCACAATCCCGGCCTGCAGGAACTCGTCATCCGCCTGCTGAACGAAGGCTCTGCGCCGTCGCCGCTAATCGCGCGGGCCCATGCGATGTTCCCCACCGCGACGGCCGCCGTCTTCCTGTTCGATGCGACCGGCCGCCCGGCCTATGACGGCCTCTTCTTCCCCCGGGGCTGA
- a CDS encoding sensor histidine kinase — translation MADAPSPPAPTKPPTRRFFWPGGLSARLLILTVLFVAGASAFALPAALAAFEEQWLLDRVRAAELASMATEVAPDQVLSENLAERLRQGAGVQTVAVLDNDGNRFLKVPGPRLEEPPYLVDLRDQAPASWLSAPFQTLFGGGEGRMVRVIAEPRFYQAQFIEVVAPDTELKAELSVYLWRLLAIMAFVSVLAGTLVYLSLNYFLVRPMQRITHSMERFAADPEDAGARLTPSGRRDEIGRAEVQLNRMQDELRAALSSRARLAALGEAVAKINHDLRNMLTSAQIASERLAALKDPQVTQAMPRLERALDRAVKLASDVLTYGKTEEAAPDARPLTLGEALDAAAEEARLTPDGVRLVSLVQPGERVNADPDQLHRILVNLMRNAREAIEQQAERTGPGMIQVSLFADDGVSVLRLADNGPGVSERARERLFQPFAGSTRPGGAGLGLAIARELAQGHGGDLSLAETGPEGSIFELRLPGAPPPLKPPPRRRKAKAS, via the coding sequence ATGGCGGACGCCCCTTCTCCCCCGGCGCCCACAAAGCCGCCTACGCGCCGTTTCTTCTGGCCGGGCGGCCTGTCTGCGCGTCTGCTGATTCTGACTGTGCTCTTCGTTGCGGGCGCGAGCGCCTTCGCCTTGCCTGCGGCCCTGGCGGCGTTCGAGGAGCAGTGGCTGCTGGACCGCGTCCGGGCGGCGGAACTGGCCTCCATGGCCACCGAGGTCGCGCCCGACCAGGTCCTCAGCGAAAACCTGGCCGAACGCCTGCGGCAGGGGGCCGGGGTACAGACCGTCGCGGTGCTCGACAATGACGGCAACCGGTTCCTGAAGGTGCCGGGGCCGCGGCTGGAAGAGCCGCCCTATCTGGTCGACCTGCGCGACCAGGCGCCGGCCTCCTGGCTGTCGGCGCCGTTCCAGACCCTGTTCGGCGGGGGCGAGGGGCGAATGGTCCGTGTGATCGCCGAGCCGCGATTCTATCAGGCCCAGTTCATCGAGGTCGTGGCGCCCGACACCGAGCTCAAGGCCGAACTCAGTGTCTATCTCTGGCGCCTGCTGGCGATCATGGCCTTCGTGTCGGTGCTGGCCGGGACGCTGGTCTACCTGTCGCTCAACTACTTCCTGGTCCGGCCGATGCAGCGGATCACCCATTCGATGGAGCGCTTCGCCGCCGATCCCGAGGACGCCGGAGCGCGGCTGACGCCGTCAGGCCGTCGGGACGAAATCGGGCGGGCCGAGGTGCAGCTCAACCGGATGCAGGACGAGCTGCGCGCGGCCCTGTCCTCACGCGCCCGCCTGGCCGCTCTGGGCGAGGCGGTGGCCAAGATCAATCACGACCTGCGCAACATGCTGACCAGCGCCCAGATCGCATCGGAGCGGCTGGCGGCGTTGAAGGATCCGCAGGTCACCCAGGCCATGCCGCGCTTGGAGCGGGCCCTCGACCGCGCCGTGAAGCTGGCCAGCGACGTGCTGACCTACGGCAAGACAGAAGAGGCCGCGCCGGACGCCCGCCCGCTGACCTTGGGCGAGGCGCTGGACGCCGCCGCCGAGGAGGCTCGGCTGACCCCGGACGGCGTGCGGCTGGTGTCGCTGGTGCAGCCGGGCGAGCGGGTGAACGCCGACCCCGACCAGTTGCACCGCATCCTGGTGAACCTGATGCGCAACGCCCGTGAGGCGATCGAGCAGCAGGCCGAACGGACAGGTCCTGGCATGATCCAGGTGTCGCTGTTCGCCGACGACGGAGTGAGCGTCCTGCGTCTGGCCGACAACGGGCCTGGCGTTTCGGAGCGGGCGCGCGAGCGCCTCTTCCAGCCCTTCGCCGGTTCGACCCGGCCGGGCGGGGCGGGGCTTGGGCTGGCCATCGCCCGGGAACTCGCCCAGGGCCACGGCGGCGACCTGTCGCTGGCTGAGACCGGCCCCGAAGGGTCAATTTTCGAGCTGCGCCTGCCAGGGGCGCCGCCGCCCCTTAAGCCGCCGCCGAGGCGGCGGAAGGCCAAGGCTTCCTAA
- a CDS encoding quinone-dependent dihydroorotate dehydrogenase, whose product MSLHDIAARALHLIDPEDAHRFTIRALAAGLGPRGGKDDPILATEVAGLMLPNCVGLAPGFDKNAEVFGPMLRAGFGFVECGTVTPLPQAGNPRPRLFRLTEDRAVINRMGFNNDGLEAFAARLARRGPGVVGANIGANKDAEDRIADYVTGLTRLWGLASYFTINISSPNTPGLRALQTKAALEELLGRLAQARDGLPAAGRVPIFLKVAPDLEDGEVEAIVETVVANGLSGIIVSNTTISRPALASPYAGEAGGLSGAPLKTLAAEMLGRFRQASAGRTALIAAGGIASGADAYERIRAGAGAVQLYSAMVFEGPGLVTRIKQELAACLRRDGFTSLAQAVGAN is encoded by the coding sequence ATGAGCTTGCACGACATCGCCGCCCGCGCCCTGCACCTGATCGATCCCGAGGACGCGCACCGCTTCACCATCCGCGCCCTAGCCGCCGGGCTTGGCCCGCGTGGCGGGAAGGACGATCCGATCCTGGCCACTGAGGTCGCCGGGCTGATGCTGCCCAACTGCGTTGGCCTGGCCCCCGGCTTCGACAAGAACGCTGAGGTGTTCGGGCCCATGCTGCGGGCCGGCTTCGGTTTTGTGGAGTGCGGCACGGTCACGCCCTTGCCGCAGGCCGGCAATCCGCGGCCGCGCCTGTTCCGCCTGACGGAAGATCGGGCGGTGATCAACCGCATGGGCTTCAACAACGACGGCCTGGAAGCGTTCGCGGCGCGTCTGGCGCGGCGCGGACCCGGCGTGGTCGGGGCCAATATCGGAGCCAACAAGGACGCCGAGGACCGCATCGCCGACTATGTGACCGGCCTGACGCGCCTCTGGGGCCTGGCCTCCTATTTCACGATCAACATCTCCTCGCCCAACACGCCGGGCCTGCGGGCGCTGCAGACCAAGGCCGCCCTGGAGGAACTGCTGGGACGGCTCGCTCAGGCGCGCGACGGCCTGCCGGCCGCCGGGCGCGTCCCGATCTTCCTGAAGGTCGCGCCGGACCTGGAGGACGGCGAGGTGGAGGCGATCGTCGAAACCGTCGTCGCCAACGGGCTGTCGGGAATCATCGTCTCCAACACCACCATCAGCCGTCCTGCCCTGGCTTCGCCATATGCGGGGGAGGCCGGCGGCCTCTCCGGCGCGCCGCTGAAGACGCTCGCGGCCGAGATGCTGGGACGCTTCCGCCAGGCGAGCGCGGGACGGACGGCCCTGATCGCCGCTGGCGGGATCGCATCCGGCGCAGACGCCTATGAGCGCATCCGCGCGGGCGCCGGCGCGGTGCAGCTCTATTCGGCGATGGTGTTCGAAGGCCCGGGCCTGGTCACGCGCATCAAGCAGGAACTGGCGGCCTGCCTGCGCCGCGACGGCTTCACGAGTCTGGCCCAAGCGGTCGGCGCGAATTGA